The Oreochromis aureus strain Israel breed Guangdong linkage group 16, ZZ_aureus, whole genome shotgun sequence genome includes the window TTTGTATTTAGTGATTTCTTGTTCCCAGGTTTTATTCCTGTCCCTCCTCCTGTGTTACATGTATCATGTGTAGTTAAGTTTTCATGTCTGCTTTTACCCGGTTCCAGCATCTAGTCCaagtttctgtctttctctcatctttactgttttattttgatagttcctTGTCTTGTATATAGTGCATTCAGTTTTTCCTCCTGGTctcatgtgtggatgtgtgtgtgtaagattAGCCCCAGCCGTGTTTCCCTCCTAGTTGCCATCCCCTCGTTATCCTTTGTGTATTTAGTCCTTTATCTTCCTTTACCTGTTGTTATTGTGTTTGTAATTCCTCCATGTTTTTTCCCGAGGTTCCAAGGTTTTTCTAGTGTTCTGATTTTGGGTGTATTTCCCCAGTTCAGGCATTgctctgtttagtttcagaTCCATGTttttccctgttttgtttttctgcctaAATAAATGGCATGCCTTTAGTTTAAATTCAGAAAAAATTCAGCTTCTCCTCTCTCCACACTTTAACATTgttacctctctctctctctctcgctctctctacacacacacacacacacatatatatctatctataaatatcatatatatatatatatgatatacgTAATAATACATCAGTTTTTTCTGCGGTGTAATAGTTGTGTTATACTGagtcttttctttttagattGCAAATCTAAAtcttttttattaaatgtgGAAAACCAGACGAACACTCTGATCCATATGCTTATTGAGAAAGTGTTATCTATATGATATGAGTGGTTGTAGTCAATATTATGTaacaaatttatattttttttttattttttttggcaaGATATGCAAACTAATAAGAAATGTATAAAACTATAAATCCACTGGTTTACTAGTTTTGACACTGCTGTAATAGATGGTGGACATCTGGTCTTGTATGCTCATGGTTTCCTGAATCTCTTCACAGAGATTCAGATCTTTTAAGATAAAAGCATAACaagaaataaactgtttatgaATATAGTTTTAGATACATTTGAAGAAACTAAATGTAATGTATAGTACTGATGTGTGGAAAGTCACAGTTGTGACAATACTTGAAGTCTGACTTTAACTAAGAAACTTAGATAAAATTAGCGTTAAAATGCAAACTAAGAAAAGCAcgaaatattattttaaattgccTTTATTTGTGTTCCAAGTTAAATAATGCATCCTATATCTCGAGACTAGAAAGATTATGTACATGTTACACTGTCTATTGATTAACAATATTGTTCACATTTCTCTTGAATTACATatataaacagatttttccCCCTCCGTGCAGAAACACTCATGATTTAAATCTCAAAGCTGAACTTTTACCACATATAAAATTCAAAactctgtttcttatttttgttaatttaaatCCATACATGAGGGGATTCATGATTGGTGGGATGAGGAGAAACTCCATTGCCATAAAATTCTGAACACTGTGTGGTATTTCTTTTGAGCCAAATCGCATGTATAACAAATCAAAAAGCAAAGACACAACAACAACTGTTAAAGAGAATACATGTGGTACACATGTCTGCATGAATTTGCCCATGTTTTCTTTGGATGACTGACATGTTTTGATCAGATGTACATAAgaccagaaaacaaaacagatattgCCAATGCAAAAGGTGTAACTAAAAGCAGGAATAACAATTTTAGCTACAGAGGCTGAGCAAGCCAGATTAGCAATTAACAAGTTTATACAGTAGATTCTTGGTATGTGTGAGCCACATAACCTCAATATTGCTGTTGTTATTGTGCTCATGAAGAGAAGATAAAAGGCAATAATCCAAGCAAAAAATATCAAGATACAAACTCTTTCTTTAGTCATCAGAGAGTGGTACACAAGAGGTCGACATATAGCCACGTATCTGTCATAGGCCATGAGAGCTAGAAGAGAGAAGTCAGCACCAACTGAGGAGTGCAATACAAAACCCTGCAAAAAGCATCCTGCATAAGAGATGACATGAGTGGTGGACAGAAGATCGTAGAGAAACTTGGGATAAAATGCAGCTGTCCCATAGAGTCCATTGAAACACAGACTGCAGAGGAAGATGTACATGGGTTCATGAAGGCTTTTATCCAAAATGACTGTCACAATTATTGTCAAATTTACCAGCCAAATCACACAGTAACATAGTAAAGTGAGAACAAAGAGAATGACCCTGTAGTTTGCAATATCACTTAAACCTGAGAGAGTAAAAACAGTAATTATTGACACGTTATCCATAGTAAAATATTAGTTTACCTTACTAGGTGTCATTTCAGACCTGCATAAGTAAATTTAATTTTTACAAATTAATGTTAGATGGGAAAAGAAGACTGTCTTGCACATACCTTGCAGGGTATGGCACCAGGGTTGATATACTGTTTGCGGCAGGAACAGTTGCATAGTTTAACATGACGTAAGTGCTGTTTTAACTCCTTGAGTGAAATAATGAGTCTAGGGGACCCTAGGGTCTAAGGTCCTCAGACTCAGTGTCACAACCCTCCTGCTGAATGCTATTGAAGCTCTGACAAAGGTGGGAATTGAAGATCTCTTGAACCAAGGACTACGGCAGATATGTCCAGTGAAgttaagaaaataagaacaaccttAGGTTTCTtgtcagcactgtagccaggatGACAAAAAAGTCATAGCATAATATTAATTAGCAATGACTTCATGGATTTCTTCACAAATCTTTAcctttagagaaaaaaataactgaaagacttagcattattattatatttcataatataaacatattatataattattatttcaatgctattgatatttatttagtcTTTCTGTCCAATTGATTTTTCCGAGTTAATGTCAGtgattacttcctccaaaccatcaactaCAAGACTACTCCAAGAAGTCCTACCAAttattaatgcttcaatcttaaatacgATCAGCCTATCTTTATTAATCAGTTAtgcattagttattattaatattattatttgtcTTTGACTTGTCTTACTCCCATCACCCCGAATCGGTCACAACAGTTGGCTACCCCTCCCTTAGCCTTTTCTTggcatttcttcctgttaaaagtttcTCCTTCCAACTGTCACcaactgcttgctcatagggggttatCTGAATGTTTGAGTTTAGTGtagggtttttaccttacaataaagcaccttgagggaactgttcttttaatttggcagtatatacataaaattgaactgaattgaaaattgaactTACACTACATGTTTTAGTACATCAGGTCTGCCCACCATATGATATAATTCACCACTGGGTGGGTAATCAGGTAACAATTTAGCTCTTCTCGTCACCCAAATGTCCAGACATTCAGCCACagataaaataatataattgcAAAATCAATCATCAGCCTACAAGTTACGGTGTCCTGGTGCCACAAGCACATAACAACGCCCCTATGCTTGAACATGATTTTTGTCATGGACAACATATGGCTAGGACAGATGTCCAACAAAAGAAAACCACTCTGGTTCAGACTGGGCAAGCCATTCCTGCCAGTCACATCCCTCCAGGTCACACAATCATTGCCCAAATGAGTGTTGACATCACCCAGCAGAACAATGGAGTACCCACATGGAAGTCACCACTACCAGTACTCTGAACTATTGTTTGGTGCACTGGCACAAACAAAAGTCAGGACCTGTTCCTTGACTCGAATGCACAAGGAATTATCTGTCTTGTCCATCAAAGTAAAACCCCAATATACAGGTAGCAAGCATGGGAGATACAAGTATACTACCCCCTGACTGCTGCCTCTCAACTTGGGCCACTCTAAAGTGGAACAGACTCTCCTGTCTCCAACCAACCGGTTCCAAGGTCTGAGCTGTGAGTTGAGGTAATTCCAAATATATCTAGTTAGTATCTCTCAACCTCAGTCACCAGCTTATGCTTCTTCTCCACCAGAGAAGTAATGTTCCATGTACCACAAGCCAATTTTAAAAGCTCAGGATCAGAGTGCCAGGACATTCAGTCCTTGACTGCTGCCTGTTCCATAAAGCATAATCCACAATGGCAAAGCCAAGCTGGGCCCCATGGATGAAGGCCTGCTGCCAGATGCTCACCCTGGGCCGTTCTTCAGGATGGGACCATAGTGGCCCTGTCCTGGGCAGGGTAGACTTGACCCTTTATCCAGCACCTGGTTGCTTCGTGCACTGATCGTTACTAGAATAACTGCGTGTCTGTTCCAACCCACCGCTAGCCTTCGCCGCGTTTGGGTCTAGCCAGCACGCCACACGGGCACGCCGAATTACTGTGTGTAATTCGCCCGATCGTGACAGTTAGCAattgaagatttatgtaaatttgacaagctgaacacattctggactgtacaggagacacggcacggaggagattgattgacaatggtctacagccgaGCAGGATgaagaacacaatgcgctgtaaaccCCAAAAAAAATCGCGAAACAGTGAGGCCACGAAaagtgaaccgcgttatagcaaGGGACCACTGTAgcgtgttcagttttgcttcctcaaGATCTTGTGTTTGATTAGCCCCAGCTGTGTATTTAATCCTTTGTCTTCCTTTTCTTGTTGTCATCACATCTGTGTTTCCTCCGTGTTTTCCCCGGAACTCCAAGGTTTTTCTAGTGTTCCGGGTTTTGTGTTTATATGCTTAGTTTAGTATCTTGTAGTTCTAGCTTCCTTAGTTCTTTTGTATTTAGTGATTTCTTGTTCCCAGGTTTTATTCCTATCCCTCCTCCTGTGTTACATGTATCATGTGTAGTTAAGTTTTCATGTCTGCTTTTACCCGGTTCCAGCATCTAGTCCaagtttctgtctttctctcatctttactgttttattttgatagttcctTGTCTTGTATATAGTGCATTCAGTTTTTCCTCCTGGTctcatgtgtggatgtgtgtgtgtaagattAGCCCCAGCCGTGTTTCCCTCCTAGTTGCCATCCCCTCGTTATCCTTTGTGTATTTAGTCCTTTATCTTCCTTTACCTGTTGTTATTGTGTTTGTAATTCCTCCATGTTTTTTCCCGAG containing:
- the LOC120433402 gene encoding olfactory receptor 8H1-like codes for the protein MDNVSIITVFTLSGLSDIANYRVILFVLTLLCYCVIWLVNLTIIVTVILDKSLHEPMYIFLCSLCFNGLYGTAAFYPKFLYDLLSTTHVISYAGCFLQGFVLHSSVGADFSLLALMAYDRYVAICRPLVYHSLMTKERVCILIFFAWIIAFYLLFMSTITTAILRLCGSHIPRIYCINLLIANLACSASVAKIVIPAFSYTFCIGNICFVFWSYVHLIKTCQSSKENMGKFMQTCVPHVFSLTVVVVSLLFDLLYMRFGSKEIPHSVQNFMAMEFLLIPPIMNPLMYGFKLTKIRNRVLNFICGKSSALRFKS